Proteins found in one Sphingopyxis sp. MWB1 genomic segment:
- a CDS encoding glutathione S-transferase family protein, whose product MEPILVYGFPLGSSMGLVAALEWLGQPYRLCRVDMLGEMREARYARINARHETPVLITDGRAPLSETMAIAAWFAARDPERRISFDPLSPEADRMLQLMAFINSGFTGAFSPLWVALEMDPPRPAVQDGLRIWGKEAVIERHDKLEAMLGDTAYLVGDHPTLADALFIGVARWLDFHDVAPPARWPKIAALRARLEADPAVIYATAIENGEEVSGNGACQGHVPLSQLINQYSV is encoded by the coding sequence ATGGAACCGATTCTTGTATATGGCTTCCCGCTGGGAAGTTCGATGGGGCTGGTTGCCGCCCTTGAGTGGCTGGGCCAACCCTATCGTCTTTGCCGCGTCGATATGCTGGGTGAAATGCGCGAGGCGCGTTATGCCCGTATCAATGCGCGGCATGAAACGCCGGTCTTGATCACCGATGGCAGAGCGCCGCTTAGCGAAACCATGGCGATTGCCGCCTGGTTCGCCGCGCGCGACCCCGAACGGCGGATCAGCTTTGATCCCCTGTCGCCCGAAGCCGACCGGATGCTGCAGCTCATGGCCTTTATCAATAGCGGCTTCACCGGGGCGTTCAGCCCGCTTTGGGTCGCGCTCGAAATGGACCCGCCGCGCCCCGCAGTGCAGGACGGTTTGCGTATCTGGGGCAAGGAAGCCGTGATCGAGCGGCATGACAAGCTGGAAGCCATGCTGGGCGACACGGCCTATCTCGTCGGCGACCATCCGACGCTGGCCGATGCGCTGTTCATCGGGGTCGCGCGCTGGCTCGATTTTCATGACGTCGCGCCGCCAGCGCGCTGGCCCAAGATCGCCGCGCTGCGGGCACGGCTGGAAGCCGACCCGGCGGTGATATATGCCACGGCCATCGAAAATGGCGAGGAGGTGTCCGGCAATGGCGCCTGCCAAGGACATGTTCCGTTGAGCCAGCTCATCAACCAATATAGCGTATAA